One segment of Panicum virgatum strain AP13 chromosome 3K, P.virgatum_v5, whole genome shotgun sequence DNA contains the following:
- the LOC120699232 gene encoding putative E3 ubiquitin-protein ligase RING1b — protein sequence MAARDATDSPRSAPRRPGAAAAAAAAAPKDGSGLLSPRFRSAAAMAGWDEESVLLAALVVEDTPVRESRRKRRASTSSSAGGSAGSSTRKRRSRRQSPSRIPAVVLALDDDDDDKPSAAADGKSKVKDAKEEEVKAVVVGEKEASGSGEKAAATGDLPCMDRLREELSCAICLEICFEPSTTPCGHSFCMKCLKHAAAKCGKRCPKCRQLISNSRSCTINTVLWNTIQLLFPSEIEARTLVASPSSCNEDVNHSTPGSNNFSQGSHGMRTRSRSGSLITEGRTRRSYMTFVTPASTRTSNTSGNFISAHGSTRSRHSRTAFVPASQLVNTRTAVRSDQSEDAALAYRLQQEEFMNAFEEPEQERQPWNTVSTARDNLRAMASRAIRLRARGWPV from the exons atggCGGCGAGAGACGCGACGGACAGCCCCAGATCCGCGCCGCGTCGCCCcggggcggcagcagcggcagcggcagcggcgcccaaGGACGGCTCCGGGCTGCTCAGCCCACGCTTCCGGTCGGCCGCCGCGATGGCAGGGTGGGACGAGGAATCCGTCCTCCTCGCGGCGCTCGTCGTCGAGGACACCCCCGTCCGCGAGTCCCGCCGCAAGAGGcgggcctccacctcctcctccgccggcggcagcgccggaTCCAGCACCAG GAAGAGGAGGTCCCGTAGGCAGTCTCCGAGCAGGATCCCGGCCGTTGTTCTCgcgctcgacgacgacgacgacgacaagccGAGCGCTGCGGCAG ATGGCAAGTCGAAAGTGAAGGATGCAAAGGAAGAAGAAGTGAAGGCTGTCGTTGTGGGTGAGAAGGAGGCGTCCGGATCTGGTGAGAAGGCAGCGGCGACCGGCGACCTGCCGTGTATGGATCGGCTCCGGGAGGAGCTCTCTTGTGCG ATTTGCCTGGAGATCTGCTTCGAGCCCAGCACCACGCCTTGTGGCCACAG CTTCTGCATGAAATGCTTAAAACATGCTGCAGCCAAGTGTGGAAAACGGTGTCCTAAATGCAGGCAATTAATCAG CAATTCAAGATCTTGCACCATCAATACTGTACTCTGGAACACCATTCAGCTCTTGTTTCCCAGTGAAATTGAGGCAAGGACTTTGGTCGCATCACCTTCATCATGCAACGAGGATGTGAACCATAGCACACCAGGAAGTAATAATTTTTCACAAGGTAGCCATGGCATGAGAACAAGGAGCAGAAGTGGTAGTTTAATCACAGAAGGCAGGACAAGAAGAAGCTACATGACTTTCGTGACACCTGCGAGCACAAGAACCAGTAACACCAGCGGGAATTTCATTAGCGCACATGGCAGCACAAGAAGCAGGCACAGCAGGACAGCCTTTGTCCCAGCTTCACAACTGGTCAATACAAGGACTGCTGTAAGATCAGATCAATCTGAAGATGCCGCTTTGGCTTACAGGCTGCAGCAGGAGGAGTTCATGAATGCCTTTGAGGAGCCTGAGCAGGAGAGGCAGCCATGGAACACCGTGTCCACAGCCCGAGATAATTTGAGAGCAATGGCCTCTCGGGCCATTCGCCTTCGTGCTCGAGGCTGGCCTGTTTAG